The Drechmeria coniospora strain ARSEF 6962 chromosome 02, whole genome shotgun sequence genome has a segment encoding these proteins:
- a CDS encoding hypothetical protein (related to asn-tRNA synthetase, mitochondrial), with protein MFGAPRRRIRLGQPLPVVVSRSYSVRIPPGFPSDPSIKTVADLKAWQPGVNVADVEVHGWVRSVRKSAGVRFVDITDGSSMRPVQAVVGKELSSEMRPGAAVRLKGTWFNARRPPDAQTTVSRGQSSRAPAWTAGTVDQQGRTAAVDGSSAAKAGEATTTTTTTTTTATTAASELQVSEVEILGTSDPQTYPIQNKYQTPESLRWMPHLRPRTPLNSTLLRLRSDATALLTRFFFEEKFQQTHPPLITSSDCEGAGEAFTVKAGGADDFFRDAKYLTVSTQLHLEALAQALGNVWTLSPTFRAERSDTSRHLSEFYMLEAEMSFVRDMDEVMDLVQSMLNFVVRGLKGLRAANELERNRVDSREPSERLAFADLADGKELERRWRGLGTASRWPRISYGEAVERLRRAGHRFDHEPAWGSGLQSEHERFLADEVGYDKERKAYLPVFITQYPRAIKAFYMRQSASSPGEGETVDCFDLIVPSVGELAGGSMREHRLAKLEDNMRLHGLPVGGGGGGGKAAGKDGMRWYLDLRRWGCPPHGGFGLGFDRLLSYLTGVPNVRDVVPFPRHHERCDC; from the exons ATGTTCGGAGCTCCGAGACGGCGCATCCGCCTAGGCCAACCTCTACCCGTGGTGGTCTCCAGATCCTATTCCGTGCGCATACCTCCCGGATTTCCGTCGGACCCGTCCATCAAGACGGTGGCCGACCTCAAGGCGTGGCAGCCGGGCGTCAATGTGGCCGACGTGGAGGTGCACGGTTGGGTGCGGTCGGTTCGGAAGAGCGCGGGTGTCCGCTTCGTCGACATCACCGACGGTTCTTCCATGAGACCGGTGCAAGCGGTTGTCGGCAAAGAGTTGTCCTCCGA GATGAGACCTGGCGCCGCGGTTCGTCTAAAAGGAACCTGGTTCAACGCGAGGCGCCCGCCGGATGCGCAGACGACCGTCTCACGAGGCCAAAGCTCCCGCGCACCGGCCTGGACAGCCGGGACGGTCGATCAGCAAGGCCGGACGGCTGCCGTGGACGGATCGAGCGCAGCCAAAGCCggagaggcgacgacgacgacgacgacaacgacgacgacggcaacgacggcggcaagcgAGCTGCAGGTCAGCGAGGTGGAGATTCTGGGCACGTCCGACCCCCAG ACGTACCCGATTCAAAACAAGTACCAAACGCCCGAGAGCCTTCGGTGGATGCCCCATCTTCGCCCACGAACGCCTCTCAACTCGACGCTCCTGCGCCTCCGCTCAGACGCAACCGCTCTTCTCACCCGCTTCTTCTTCGAGGAGAAGTTTCAACAAACACACCCGCCCCTTATCACGTCATCGGACTGcgaaggcgccggcgaggccttCACCGTCAAGGCgggcggtgccgacgactTCTTCCGCGACGCAAAGTACCTGACCGTCTCGACCCAGCTTCACCTCGAGGCCTTGGCGCAGGCCCTGGGCAACGTCTGGACCCTCTCGCCCACGTTCCGCGCCGAGCGGAGCGACACGTCGCGACACCTGAGCGAGTTCTACATGCTCGAGGCGGAGATGAGTTTCGTGCGCGACATGGACGAGGTGATGGATCTCGTGCAGAGCATGCTGAACTTTGTCGTGCGAGGGCTCAAGGGACTGCGGGCGGCCAACGAGCTGGAGCGGAACAGGGTGGACTCTCGCGAGCCGTCGGAACGGCTGGCCtttgccgacctcgccgacgggaAGGAGCTCGAGCGGCGATGGAGAGGCCTGGGGACGGCGAGCCGATGGCCCCGAATCAGCTacggcgaggccgtggaAAGGCTGCGGCGCGCTGGTCACCGGTTCGACCACGAACCGGCATGGGGGAGCGGCCTGCAGTCGGAGCACGAACGGTtcttggccgacgaggtcggctaCGACAAGGAACGGAAGGCCTACTTGCCAGTCTTCATCACACAGTACCCTCGGGCGATCAAAGCCTTTTACATGCGCCaatcggcctcgtcgccgggcgAAGGAGAGACGGTGGACTGCTTTGACCTCATCGTCccgagcgtcggcgagctcgcgggCGGATCGATGCGCGAGCACCGGCTGGCGAAGCTCGAAGACAACATGAGGCTGCACGGCCTCCcggtgggcggcggcggcgggggcggaAAGGCGGCAGGCAAGGACGGCATGAGGTGGTACCTCGACCTGCGGCGTTGGGGGTGCCCGCCCCACGGCGGCTTCGGGCTCGGCTTCGACCGCTTGCTGAGCTACCTGACGGGGGTGCCCAACGTTCGCGACGTCGTTCCGTTTCCTCGGCACCACGAGCGGTGCGACTGCTAG